The Hevea brasiliensis isolate MT/VB/25A 57/8 chromosome 1, ASM3005281v1, whole genome shotgun sequence genome has a window encoding:
- the LOC110666756 gene encoding histidine-containing phosphotransfer protein 4 isoform X1: protein MPSTYSIITQALQVFSFSSLLSLSLSLSLSLSLFACFVQYPFSQIMERNNQLHRQVVLSRQSLFDQGFLDEQFLQLEELQDDANPNFVEEVVTLYYRDSARLILNIEQALERNPLDFNKLDSLMHQFKGSSSSIGAKKVKAECTLFREYCRAGNGEGCIRTFQQLKKEYATLKKKLEAYFQLARQVGPAETACRPK, encoded by the exons ATGCCCTCGACATATTCCATTATTACTCAAGCCTTACAAGTGTTCTCTTTCtcatctcttctctctctctctctctctctctctctctctctctctctctttgcttGCTTTGTCCAATATCCTTTTTCTCAAATAATGGAAAGAAATAACCAGTTGCATCGGCAAGTTGTTCTCTCGAGGCAGTCTCTGTTTGATCAG GGATTTCTTGATGAACAATTTCTCCAGCTTGAGGAACTCCAAGATGATGCTAATCCAAATTTTGTGGAGGAAGTTGTCACATTGTACTATCGGGATTCAGCTAGACTAATCCTTAACATAGAGCAAGCATT GGAGAGGAATCCTCTTGATTTTAACAAGTTAGATAGCCTTATGCATCAATTCAAGGGAAGTAGCTCAAG CATTGGAGCCAAAAAGGTGAAAGCTGAGTGCACTCTCTTTAGGGAATATTGCAGGGCAGGAAATGGAGAAGG ATGCATTAGAACATTCCAACAACTCAAGAAAGAGTATGCAACATTGAAAAAGAAGCTTGAGGCCTATTTTCAG CTAGCAAGGCAAGTTGGGCCAGCTGAGACTGCATGTCGCCCCAAGTAA
- the LOC110666756 gene encoding histidine-containing phosphotransfer protein 4 isoform X2: MTTACKGFLDEQFLQLEELQDDANPNFVEEVVTLYYRDSARLILNIEQALERNPLDFNKLDSLMHQFKGSSSSIGAKKVKAECTLFREYCRAGNGEGCIRTFQQLKKEYATLKKKLEAYFQLARQVGPAETACRPK, translated from the exons ATGACTACTGCCTGCAAG GGATTTCTTGATGAACAATTTCTCCAGCTTGAGGAACTCCAAGATGATGCTAATCCAAATTTTGTGGAGGAAGTTGTCACATTGTACTATCGGGATTCAGCTAGACTAATCCTTAACATAGAGCAAGCATT GGAGAGGAATCCTCTTGATTTTAACAAGTTAGATAGCCTTATGCATCAATTCAAGGGAAGTAGCTCAAG CATTGGAGCCAAAAAGGTGAAAGCTGAGTGCACTCTCTTTAGGGAATATTGCAGGGCAGGAAATGGAGAAGG ATGCATTAGAACATTCCAACAACTCAAGAAAGAGTATGCAACATTGAAAAAGAAGCTTGAGGCCTATTTTCAG CTAGCAAGGCAAGTTGGGCCAGCTGAGACTGCATGTCGCCCCAAGTAA
- the LOC110666757 gene encoding transcription factor MYBS3 has product MTRRCSHCSNNGHNSRTCPTRSSGASSTSASSAAGVRLFGVRLTDGSIIKKSASMGNLSAHYHSSSSAAASPNPDSPLSDHVRDSGNVPDGYLSDDPAHASCSANRRGERKKGVPWTEEEHRLFLVGLQKLGKGDWRGIARNFVVSRTPTQVASHAQKYFIRQSNATRRKRRSSLFDMVPDMATEPQTVPEEHELPSFQSGEMDNADALPSLNLSLRPEYVPMDTASEEQVKEHDETVIDSSESKQTVPKSSEFSPIVPQLSEFPQFVPGFYPAYVPIPYPFWPANTAPLQEVKGVETSNHEVLKPVPIFPKEPVNVDELVGMSHLSIGETERGQREPSPLSLKLIGEPSRQSAFQANASAVG; this is encoded by the exons ATGACTCGACGGTGCTCGCATTGCAGCAACAACGGCCACAACTCCCGTACCTGTCCCACGCGCTCATCTGGCGCGTCATCTACGTCGGCCTCTTCTGCCGCCGGAGTCAGGCTCTTCGGTGTGAGGCTCACCGATGGCTCCATTATCAAGAAGAGTGCCAGTATGGGTAACTTGTCGGCGCACTACCATTCGTCATCATCAGCCGCTGCTTCACCCAATCCCGACTCTCCCTTATCGGATCATGTCCGCGATTCAGGCAACGTTCCGGACGGGTATTTGTCTGATGATCCGGCCCATGCTAGCTGCTCCGCCAATCGACGCGGAGAGAGAAAGAAAG GTGTCCCCTGGACAGAAGAGGAGCATCGTCTATTCTTAGTTGGTCTTCAGAAACTGGGGAAAGGAGATTGGCGTGGAATAGCTCGAAATTTTGTGGTGTCTAGAACCCCTACCCAGGTAGCAAGCCATGCTCAGAAGTATTTTATCCGCCAGAGCAATGCCACACGAAGAAAGAGGCGCTCCAGCCTTTTTGACATGGTTCCAGACATG GCAACTGAACCCCAGACAGTTCCAGAAGAACATGAGTTGCCATCTTTTCAGTCAGGAGAAATGGATAATGCAGATGCGCTGCCTTCACTGAACCTCTCCCTGAGGCCAGAATATGTACCCATGGACACAGCATCTGAAGAACAAGTGAAAGAACATGATGAAACAGTGATAGATTCCAGTGAATCCAAACAAACTGTTCCAAAATCAAGTGAATTCAGTCCAATTGTCCCTCAGTTAAGTGAATTCCCACAATTTGTTCCTGGATTCTATCCAGCTTATGTGCCAATCCCTTATCCCTTTTGGCCTGCAAATACTGCCCCTCTTCAAGAAGTAAAGGGCGTGGAGACATCAAATCATGAGGTCCTAAAGCCAGTTCCAATCTTTCCCAAGGAGCCTGTTAATGTAGATGAACTGGTTGGCATGTCTCACCTCAGTATAGGAGAGACCGAGAGAGGCCAAAGAGAGCCTTCGCCACTCTCCCTGAAATTAATAGGTGAGCCATCGAGGCAGTCAGCATTTCAAGCCAATGCTTCGGCAGTGGGTTAG